A window of [Clostridium] innocuum genomic DNA:
AAAGGGAACAGCAAAAATCAGCGGAGTACCCGGATTGTATAAAAATCCTGCCAATCCGTATTTGAAGACAACGGATTGGGATTGGACAATCGATCCAATGGGTATCCGTATGTGCTGCAGGACAATAACCTCACGTTATGATTTGCCTATCATTATATCCGAGAACGGTCTTGGAGCGTTTGATAAGCTGGAAGAGGATAAGACGATACACGATCCTTATCGTATAGAATATCTTCGCGCACATATTGCGGAACTGAAAAAGGCGGTTGCTGATGGCTGCGAGGTACTGGCATACTGTACATGGTCCTGCACGGATTTGTTAAGCTGGTTGAACGGATATCAGAAGCGTTACGGTTTTATTTATGTGGAGCGGGAAGAGGATGATGCCAGTGCAACCTTGAACAGGTATCCAAAGGACTCTTTTCACTGGTATGCTGAGGTGATAAAAACAAACGGGCAGAATTTGTAAAGTGTATAACGTGGATAGATTGATAAATATGGATAATCAGAATTATGCTGTTCATGATTTCCCATTTCAGGTATAATAGGATATATACGAAAGCGGTAAAGGATGGGATTATATGAGTCGCGAAAAATTAAAGGAACACTATGCAGAGATAATCAGAAATCAACTTAAAATGCAGAACCCGGAAGGTACGGTTTCCATATATCATAAGCTATTGGAAAATGAATATGAGGAAGATTCTGCTGTTGATGTACTGGCATTCTATATGGAAAACATGGTTGTGGACATGCTGAAGCATGAAGAAGATTATGATGAGCAAAAATGGAATCATATGCTAAACGGGATTCGAATTTATAATCTTGAAGAAGCGGATAAGGTCACTGCTTATGATATGAAGAAAATAACCGCAAAATTAAAAAAAGAATTCGGAAGTATAAAACATGGTGATGAAGAGCCTTATTTGGAAGGATTGGCAGCTTATGAGAATAATCTTCAGGTTATGGTGGAGCGCTATCAACTGAATTCCAGGCAGCTTCGGACGATTGTTGAGATATGGATGCTTCTGCTTTACGGCTCTCTGCATCAGAAGACCTATGACTTCTGCGCAGTTGCTGACCTGGATTTGATTGAAATAGCAAAAAGTTTAGAATGGTATAGTAATCCAATCATAAATCCAAAGCTGTATGATACTCTTAAAGCTGAAGATATCGCAGCTTTGGATAAAAATAAGATATGTGAAGGATCTGTAACAATGGCATTTCGACTGCTCATCAGAATACACGAAAGTATGGATTTTTGGGAAAAGAAACTAGGTAGTAATGGATATTTGAATTATTTATCAAATGTAGAAGCGTTTGAGTAAAGAACGAAAAAGCATGGTGTACTTATACGCCATGCTTTTTTGTAAGAATACAGAAACATCAGATAAACTATTTAACAGCCTTTATTTGCCGCAACGAAAGCTGGTAATGATTTCATGAATTTTAGCGGCATTGGCTGCAATATCTTCACTGCTTCCTTTTGTCAGAAGTCCTCCGAACCCGCAGACATCCACACCGTTTTCCAGCCATGTTGTCAGATTGTCAAGATTGATTCCCCCGCTTGCCAGAATCGGCATATCCGGAATCGGTGTTTTAAAAACCTTTACCAGCTTTGGACCATAGAAATCGGAAATAGGAAATGCCTTGACGAATGCCGCTCCGCTGCTTAGCGCATCAACACATTCGGTAATGGTGGTACATCCCGGTGCATAGGGAATCTGATAGCGATTGCACATTTTTGCGACCTCTTCATTATAGTTCGGGGCAATGATAAAAGCAGCACCATGCAGGATTGCGTGTCGTGCTGTTTCTGCGTCCAGAACTGTTCCGGCACCTACGCAGAGTGCATCTCCATATTTTTCAGAAAGACCCTGTATGATATCTCCGGCGTTATTTAACGTATAGCTCATTTCCATGACAGGTACGCCGCCCTTCATGCAGCCCTCGGCTATTTCACATGCGCGATCCAGTGTTTCCGCACGAACGATTGCAAGTGCACCTGCCTCATACATACGGTTTGTGACGTTCATTTTTTTCATATTCATAATGACATCCTCCTTGCCTATATCTTACGTTGTTTTAGAAACGCTTACAATTGGATGAGTGAACAAAATTAGAGGTGAAATATGTGCGCTTAAACAAATGAGATAGCAGCTGAAAAGATATTGTACATCCGGTTGGCTTATGCTTAAAAAGCCTATGAATAAAGGATTTTTTGAAGGTCAGCTAACACACATATGATATATAGAAAACATTATGCTCCGGCTTTCGGATGCTTTTTTTCAACTTTGTGCGTTTGACCAAAAACGGCACAGGCTTTTTAGTTTGTTTGAACATAGCGACTTGAAAGCGATTTCAATATAATGTAGGTGTAAGGAGGAATTCAAGATGAGTATTGAATTGACTAGAGTAGATTTCAGACTGATTCACGGTCAGGTTATCACCAGATGGCTGACACAGTACCAGATCAATGAAATCGTAACAATCGACACTGCCCTGAGCAAGGATGCTTTCATGCAGGAAGTATTTAAAATGGCAGCTCCAAAGGGTGTAAAAATCACAATTGTAAATGTAGAGGATGCGGTAAAGCGCCAGCAGGAGGGTGCCTTCGATAAGAACCGCGTTATGGTTCTGTTCAAGGGTGTGGCAGAACTGAATGCCGCAGTACAGGCAGGCTTGAAGCTGGAAAAGGTACAGATCGGCGGTCTTGGCGGAGGGCCGGGTCGTAAGGCTGTCAACAACGCAATCACACTGGACAGAGCAGATGCGGATACTCTGCTTGAACTGGAAAAGATGGGGATCGAAATTTATTTCCAGACAACTCCGGATTATCCTTCCGAAACACTTCAAAAAGCTGTCGCTAAATTATAACAGGAGGACATGTATATGGTAATTCAAGCAATCTTAGTCGGTATACTGTACTGGCTATCCATGGGACGCGCGAGCTATTTTATCTCGTTTGCATTCCGTAAGCCGGTCGTACTTGGCGTATTTATCGGTCTTGTATATGGGGATGTACAGACCGGTCTGCTGTATGGTGCAACCATTCAGCTGATGTATATGGGAGGTATCGAAGCCGGCGGAAATATTCCAAGTGATCAGGGACTGGCAACATGTATCGCAATCCCTGCCGCTATCGCAAATAATCTGGATCCGGCTGCTGCCGTGGCTCTGGCTGTTCCATTCGGGGTACTTGGCGTTTTAATCAATAATGTGCGTCGTACCATCAACTCTTTCTATAACACGAAGGCTGATAAATTCGTAGAGGACAAGCAGTATGACAAGCTGTCCATCTTCTCCTTTGTACTTCCATGGCTTACCAATGGTGTGCTATATTTCACACCGGTATTCATTGCGACATTATTCGGCTCCAGCGTTGTACAGGCATTCATCAATGTAATTCCGGAATGGGCGATGAACGGACTCACCAACGCAGGCAATATGCTTCCGGGGTTAGGTTTCGCACTGACACTGGTTGTCATGGGAAAAAAGAAATATCTGCCATTCTTCGTACTGGGATTCTTCCTGTATTCTGTCATGGGCTTCTCCATGCTGACAGGAGCAGTCATTGCATTATGTCTTGCACTGATCGTATCCCTATTCAAACAGAACGATGAGGAGGAAGTTGCATGAGTGAAGCAGTAAACAGTGTAGCCGCTGAAGAAAAGAAAACAATCGTAACAAAAAAAGACCTGTTAAAGGCATGGTGGAAATGGACACTTGCAGTCGAGGTTCCGGTAAGCTTTGACCGTATGCAGGCACTTGCCTTCGGATATTCCATGAACAAGGTATTGCGTAAGCTGTACAAGGATGACCCGGAAGAGCTGCAGGCAGCAATGCGCCGTCATACATCCATGTTCAATACAAACTGTGACTGGGGAAGTATCATTCACGGTATTACGATTTCACTGGAGGAACAGCGTGCGCTAGGTCATGATGATATTTCTCCGGAGGTTATTCAATCCTTAAAGCTCGGTCTGATGGGACCACTTGCCGGTATCGGTGACAGTGTGGATCAGGGAATTGTTGCGACAATTCCATTGGCAATCTTTGTTCCGATGGCACTAGAGGGCTCTGTAATCGCCGCCTTTATTCCTGGCTTAATCTATATCGCATGGAGCTTTGGCTGGTCCTGGTTCCTATTCAACAAGGGATATTCTCTGGGTAAAAATTCCGTATTGGAAATCCTGCACTCCGGAGCAATCAAAAAGGTTATTGACATCGCAAGCATCGTTGGTCTGTTCATGATCGGATGTCTGTCAGCCTCTTATATAAAGGTGCAGACCATTGTGGAATTCGCCAGTGATACATCAACGGTGAAGCTGCAGGAAATCATTGACGGAATCCTGCCGAATATGCTGCCGTTCATCGTTGTTATGGGAATGTATCTGTATATCACGAAACGCGGACCGAAGTATATCCGTCTGATGATTTATACAATGATTATTGCAATCGTATTGACCTTCTTCCATATTATATAAGATGTGAACAAATCCATGGAAGAACATGGATTTGTTTTCTTTACAGACATATGGAGGATAAGAAAAGGAAGGAGCTTATATGAAGGTACTGATAACCCCGAGAGGGTTTGCGAATTACGGTCTGGATCAGGTGGAGCGAATGAAGTCCAAGGGTCTGGAGGTACATTACAATGCCACGGGTAAGGCATATACACATGAGGAGTTTAAAGCACTGGCGAAGGATGCCGATGCCATTATTGTCGGTGTGGATAAAATGGACAGAGAAATGATGGAGGGCTGTCCGAATCTGAAGGCGGTCTGCAAGTTCGGTGTCGGAACGGATAATATCGATCTGGATTATGCAAAAGAGCGTAATATCCATGTCGGACGCTGTGTGGGAAGCAATTCCCGCTCCGTTGCAGAGCATGTACTGTCTATGATGTTTATGGAAGCAAAGAATCTGTATACGAGTGTAAGGGATGTGAAGCATCATGGCTGGAATAAACCGACAGGCAGAGAGATCTATGGAAAGAAGCTGGGAATCATCGGCTTTGGAATGATCGGCAAGTATCTTGCCGAGTATGCTTACGGCTGTGGCATGGAGGTATATGCCTATGATGCCTTTGCAATCGCAGAGGAAACCGCAAGGCAGTACCATGCACAGATTTCCACACTGGAGGATATCCTTACAGACTGTGATTATATCTCTTTACACGTACCGCTTCTGGAGTCCACACGGAATATGATTTCCACAGAGGAATTCAAAAAAATGAAGAAGGATGCCTGCCTGCTGAATGCAGCACGCGGCGGTATCGTGGATGAGGAAGCTTTATATGAAGCATTGAAGAAGAAAGAGATACGAAGTGCATGCTTTGATGTGTACAGCAGCGAACCTCCAAGGGAAGATGATAAGCTGCTTACACTGGATAATTTCCTGTTAACGCCGCACACAGCCGCAAGAAGCATGGAAAGTGAACAGCGAACCTGTGCAATGTCTACGGACATCATACTGGAACAGCTGATAGGGAACTAGGTGAATATATGATAGAATGTGTAAAAGAATATCTGAGCAATATTACATCGGAATTAGGGAAAAATATAGAAGATATGGATATGGAAAGCATTGAACGTGCAGCCCATATCATAATGGAAAGTGAAAAGCAGGGAGGACGGATCCATGTCACGGGAATCGGAAAGCCGGGGCATGTGGCAGGCTATATCGCATCCCTGCTGTCTTCCACAGGAACGAGTGCCTATGAGCTGCATGGAACAGAGGCCGTTCACGGATCCAGCGGTCAGGTGAAAAAAGGAGATGTGGTGATTGCCATATCCAACAGCGGAGAAACGATGGAACTGGAGGCAACCGTACAGACACTTATAGCAAACGGAGCACACATCATCAGCTGTACGGGAAATCCGCAATCGACGCTGGCAAAGCAGTCGGAGGTATGTCTGGTAGCGCATGTGGATGAAGAAGGGGATGCGCTGAACAAGCCGCCGCGTGCCTCCATCCTGTCGGAGATCCTCATCCTGCAATGTCTGAGCGTAGTCTTGCAGGAAGCGAAGAAGCTGGATTTAAACCAGTATGTGAAATGGCATCCGGGCGGAAGTCTTGGTAAAAGTATCAAAGAGCTGCAAAAATAAACAGGAGGAGCTATGGAAAAATTTAATATTGTAATCGGAACACATGGAAGATTCGGAGAGGAGCTTGTAAACTCTGCGAGAATGATTGCAGGAGCATTGGAAAATGTACAATGCTGTTCTCTGCTTCCGGAATATTCCTTTGAGGACTACATGAAGCTTGCGGATGAAACCATGTGCACCAAGGAAGGCTTTACCATTGTCCTTGTGGATCTGTATGGCGGAACTCCATGCAATGTATTTACCGTCATGAGCAGAAAGTATCACTACCCCGTGCTTACCGGACTGAACCTTCCAATGCTGATCGATCTGTATCTGAAGCTTTCCAATATGGATGAAGCGGATCTCGATGAGGAGGCACTGCTGAGGGAAACGATGGAAACTCTGCAAACCAGCTG
This region includes:
- a CDS encoding ketohydroxyglutarate aldolase gives rise to the protein MNMKKMNVTNRMYEAGALAIVRAETLDRACEIAEGCMKGGVPVMEMSYTLNNAGDIIQGLSEKYGDALCVGAGTVLDAETARHAILHGAAFIIAPNYNEEVAKMCNRYQIPYAPGCTTITECVDALSSGAAFVKAFPISDFYGPKLVKVFKTPIPDMPILASGGINLDNLTTWLENGVDVCGFGGLLTKGSSEDIAANAAKIHEIITSFRCGK
- a CDS encoding PTS sugar transporter subunit IIB, with amino-acid sequence MSIELTRVDFRLIHGQVITRWLTQYQINEIVTIDTALSKDAFMQEVFKMAAPKGVKITIVNVEDAVKRQQEGAFDKNRVMVLFKGVAELNAAVQAGLKLEKVQIGGLGGGPGRKAVNNAITLDRADADTLLELEKMGIEIYFQTTPDYPSETLQKAVAKL
- a CDS encoding PTS sugar transporter subunit IIC codes for the protein MVIQAILVGILYWLSMGRASYFISFAFRKPVVLGVFIGLVYGDVQTGLLYGATIQLMYMGGIEAGGNIPSDQGLATCIAIPAAIANNLDPAAAVALAVPFGVLGVLINNVRRTINSFYNTKADKFVEDKQYDKLSIFSFVLPWLTNGVLYFTPVFIATLFGSSVVQAFINVIPEWAMNGLTNAGNMLPGLGFALTLVVMGKKKYLPFFVLGFFLYSVMGFSMLTGAVIALCLALIVSLFKQNDEEEVA
- a CDS encoding PTS system mannose/fructose/sorbose family transporter subunit IID, which codes for MSEAVNSVAAEEKKTIVTKKDLLKAWWKWTLAVEVPVSFDRMQALAFGYSMNKVLRKLYKDDPEELQAAMRRHTSMFNTNCDWGSIIHGITISLEEQRALGHDDISPEVIQSLKLGLMGPLAGIGDSVDQGIVATIPLAIFVPMALEGSVIAAFIPGLIYIAWSFGWSWFLFNKGYSLGKNSVLEILHSGAIKKVIDIASIVGLFMIGCLSASYIKVQTIVEFASDTSTVKLQEIIDGILPNMLPFIVVMGMYLYITKRGPKYIRLMIYTMIIAIVLTFFHII
- a CDS encoding phosphoglycerate dehydrogenase, with product MKVLITPRGFANYGLDQVERMKSKGLEVHYNATGKAYTHEEFKALAKDADAIIVGVDKMDREMMEGCPNLKAVCKFGVGTDNIDLDYAKERNIHVGRCVGSNSRSVAEHVLSMMFMEAKNLYTSVRDVKHHGWNKPTGREIYGKKLGIIGFGMIGKYLAEYAYGCGMEVYAYDAFAIAEETARQYHAQISTLEDILTDCDYISLHVPLLESTRNMISTEEFKKMKKDACLLNAARGGIVDEEALYEALKKKEIRSACFDVYSSEPPREDDKLLTLDNFLLTPHTAARSMESEQRTCAMSTDIILEQLIGN
- a CDS encoding SIS domain-containing protein; protein product: MIECVKEYLSNITSELGKNIEDMDMESIERAAHIIMESEKQGGRIHVTGIGKPGHVAGYIASLLSSTGTSAYELHGTEAVHGSSGQVKKGDVVIAISNSGETMELEATVQTLIANGAHIISCTGNPQSTLAKQSEVCLVAHVDEEGDALNKPPRASILSEILILQCLSVVLQEAKKLDLNQYVKWHPGGSLGKSIKELQK
- a CDS encoding PTS mannose transporter subunit IIAB; the protein is MEKFNIVIGTHGRFGEELVNSARMIAGALENVQCCSLLPEYSFEDYMKLADETMCTKEGFTIVLVDLYGGTPCNVFTVMSRKYHYPVLTGLNLPMLIDLYLKLSNMDEADLDEEALLRETMETLQTSCVHTNTQLES